The sequence ACCGAAGATCGCCCCCACTTCGACCTCGTGGGAATCTACCGGGTTGATGACATAGGATTTGATGGCGGTGAGATCGCTATCCGAGAGATCGCCTGTGAGAATGACGATCTTTGAGGAAAAGACGGTGGGCTTTTCCTTGCCGGTGAGGATCTGGATGCACTGGGCGGCGGAGTCCGCGCGCTGGTCGAATTGGCCAGGGAGGTATGAGTAGGCGAAGGAGCGCTCGTTTGCCGCAAGGCTCAGGGAGGTGGAGGTGGTGTCCACCTGCGGCTCGGAAAGGATTTGCCCCGAGGCCTGTTCGAACTCCACATCGGTGACGCCCTCGATATCGTAGCGGTTGAGGAGTCGCAGTGAGGCGATTCGGGGGAGTGCCAGGGATTCGCGGAGATCGTGCAGAAGGTGGCGCGATTCGGAGGCGAAGGGTGGGAGTTTCTCGACGAAGAGGGTGTATGGTTTCAAGATCTCAAACTTTAAATTCCAAACTTTAATGAAGAAGAAATGCGCTGCGCGGATGGGTAGAAGCCGGCAGGGGGCACGGCTCTCCAGAAGGGCTCGCCCTAGCCTTTGATTTCCAGTAGCATCTGTGGGTTGTTGGGGAACTTCTTGATGAAGTAGAGCAGGCGCTCCATGGCCTCAAAGGGGCGGTGGCCGGAGAGGCCGCGACGGATGAGGTGGATCTTGTGGAGTGTGTGCTCGGCAAGCAGGAGTTCCTCGCGGCGGGTGCCGGATTTGAAAATGTCCACGGCGGGGTAGATATAGCTTTCGGCGATCTTGCGGTCGAGAACGAGCTCCATGTTGCCGGTGCCCTTGAACTCCATGAAGATCGCTTCGTCGGCGCGGGAGTTTGTCTGGATGAGGGCGGTGGCCAGGATGGTGAGTGAGCCTGCCTCGCGGGTGTTTCGCGCGGCGGCGAAGAGGCGGCGCGGAACCTCAAGGGCGCCGATGGTGATGCCGCCGGAGCCGGTTGCGCGACCACGCCCGCCTTTTCCGCTGCTCATGCTGCCGTTGTAGGCGCGGGCGAGGCGGGTGATGGAGTCCATGAGGAGGAAGACGTGCTGACCCGCCTCGACGAGGCGCTTGGCTCTCTCGATGGCGAGCTCGGCGATGCGGCAGTGGTTGCGGGTGGCCTCATCGTTGGAGGAGGCGTAGATCTCCGCGCCGGGGAGGGCGCGGCGGAACTCGGTGACTTCCTCCGGGCGCTCATCGACGAGGAGGATCATGAGGTGGATCTGCTCGTCGTATTTTTCCCGGATGGCCTCGGCCATGTGGAGGAGGAGGGTGGTCTTGCCGGAGCGGGGCGGGGAAACAATGAGTCCGCGCTGGCCGCGGCCGACGGGCGATACGATGTCGATGACGCGGGTGGTGTAGCGGTCGGGTGTGGTTTCGAAGGCGATGCGCTTGTTCGGGTTGATTGCGGTGAGTTCGTCGAAATGGGGGAGCAATGCCGCCTCTTCGGTTGGGAGCCCGTTGACTTGGTCGATCTCCACAAGCTGCGGGCCGCGGTTGCTGGCCTGGTATTTGCCGTGGAGCCATTGCCCGTGGCGGAGGGCGTGGCTGCGGATCATCTCCGGTGAGATGAAAATGTCTTCCTTGGCCTGCTCGTAA comes from Akkermansiaceae bacterium and encodes:
- the rho gene encoding transcription termination factor Rho, which gives rise to MSKNTTDDLFDSPPAEQAAKPARKTAAKKTAAKKSAAKKAVAKKAAKKVVATKIASKQAALPAAESPAPAAAEVPAPIPLPTPQPKAEAGDRPEPTPQNNPPQDNPRIGRVPGGGPVHQNPGNDGQPMSRSKKRREKRKRRRDQSGGDQNRGANHNQRNDRRNERNDNRTERNNDRQQEDRSATILDGPLVEANGILEMTPKGFGFLRMPGTNYEQAKEDIFISPEMIRSHALRHGQWLHGKYQASNRGPQLVEIDQVNGLPTEEAALLPHFDELTAINPNKRIAFETTPDRYTTRVIDIVSPVGRGQRGLIVSPPRSGKTTLLLHMAEAIREKYDEQIHLMILLVDERPEEVTEFRRALPGAEIYASSNDEATRNHCRIAELAIERAKRLVEAGQHVFLLMDSITRLARAYNGSMSSGKGGRGRATGSGGITIGALEVPRRLFAAARNTREAGSLTILATALIQTNSRADEAIFMEFKGTGNMELVLDRKIAESYIYPAVDIFKSGTRREELLLAEHTLHKIHLIRRGLSGHRPFEAMERLLYFIKKFPNNPQMLLEIKG